Sequence from the Thermococcus sp. CX2 genome:
AACCCGAAGAGGAAGGAACCAACTGGATCATGGTAATCGCCGCGGTGCTGCTGTCTCTAGCCGTCGCGGTGCCGGTTTCGCTCTACTACGCCAAGAAGCGCTGGGCCGCCAACAGGGTCCCGATAGAGGTGCTCACGGAGAAGGAGCGCATAGTCGTCAAGGCGATACTCGACAGGGGAGGCGTTATAAAACAGGAGGAGCTGCCCGAACTGACGGGCTATTCCAGACCGACCATAAGCAGGATAATCCAGGAGCTGGAGAAGAAGCAACTCGTCACGAGGGAAAAGGTGGGCAAGACATTCATAGTCAAGCTGACAAAAGACATAGTGATTAGGGAATAACGGTCAGCAAGCCCGAACCGCTCATCACGGTTCAGACCCTTAGCTTTTCTTCATCCCTCAGAAAAAGTGGGAGGGATCAAGCCTTCTTAAAGAGGTGGCCGTGGGCCTTGTTGATGTGCCTCACGTAGTCCTTGCTCCTGCGGAAGACCATTCCACACCTGGGGCAGCGGAAGTAGAGCTCTCCGTCCCTGTCCTTGAACTTGATGGCCTTCAGCACCGCCATCTCCTCCACCCCCGCCGTAGGTAGGAGAATGAATTTTTAAGCTTTATCCCGCTCGCTTCATTGAGCACTATTTCCCGTTGCCATGCACACCCAATCAAAATTTGGAAGAAAAAGGAAGTTCAAATCCAGATCCTGTTGCCCTTGACCTTGAGGTAGCCCAGCGTTTGGAGCTCCTTCAGGAAGTCCTCTATGGCTTCTTCGTCGAAGTATATGTTAACCCTCTCGCGCTTGCCCTCAACCACTATTGGCTCCCTCTCGAGCAGGGCCTCGATGAGCTCGTTCTTCTTCCTGTACTTCTCAGCCAGCTCGAGGATAACATCCGCCAAAACCGAACGAGCAATTCCCTCAAACATGGCCTCGACAATGCTTTCCTCCGTTGCGTACTCCTCAGCTATCTCCAGCGCGGCCTCGACGAGCTCCCTGTCAACCTCCATGACTTCTACATAGTAGTGCTTCTCCAGCGTGAACTCTGTCACCATGCTCGTCTCAAAGCGCTCCTCCAGCTCTTCCAGATACTCTTCGATCTCATCTATCGGGAAGCGCAGCTCAATGGGCAGTCCCTCGAGCCTCGGCTTCTCCATGAGAACGAGCCTTCCGTCTTCTTCCATGACAGCACCGACTTCAATGAGGGACGTAACAACAAGCAGCTTACCCAGGTCAGACTCATCAAAGAGCTCCTCAAGTGTCCTTCCCTGGTTTACCTCCCAGTTGCTCATTAGGTCGTCGAAAGCCGCCTTGAGCTCCTCCAGGCTTTCCTCGAGGGGTTCTATACCCTCGGCCTTCTCTATAATCTCGGCGTACGTGCCGTTTATGACCACGTAGTGCGCTATCTCGGGCGAAACCTCCTCCAGAGTTCGGTTCATTATCCCAGCCCTGCTCAGCTCCCTTGAGAGGGCGTTCATATCGTCCTTGCCCAGAACCTCGAATCTCAACTGTCTCACCGATAAAAAGAGAGACGGCATGGGTTATAACCTTTAGGTCTCGATGAGGGTCTCGAGGAGAGCCCTGAGGGGCTTGTTGTGGAGCCGGCTTATGGTCCCCTTCACTTCGTCCTCAAGGCCCTCGGTGTAGGAAGCGTACAGGTAGAGGGCGTAAGCCATGAGCTTAGGGTCACCCTCGTTCATTCTCTCAATGGCCCCTGCAAGGACAGGATTCCGGAGGAGCTCCTCGGCGAGGTTCTTCATGGCCTCTTTGTCGTCCTCCTCAATGGCCTTCCTGAGTGGACGATAGAAGGATGCGATTATCGTCCGAGCGAGCCGCTCTCTTTCCTCAAACTCGTCCATCGGAGTTCCGACTTCCTGATTTTTGCTCCACATTAGGTAGAGGATGGGGATGAGAATGATCGAGAGGGCTATGAAAAGGTATGGAAGCAGGGGTATGTTTATTACCCCCGGGAGGCGGTCCTTGATGCTCATGAGGGCGAGCAGGCCGACGAGCATCCAGACACCCATGAAGATGGTGTAGTAAACGGAGTAGTCTCTCCTTTTAAGTGCCTTGTACTTCGAGGGTGCTCCTATCTCCTCAAGGTAGCGGAGCCTCTCCTCGGCAAACTCTATCTCGGCCTCAAGTCTCTTTATACGCCTGTCCAGCTCTTCCAGAACTTTCTCTTTTCCCATCACACTTCACCCAAGAGCAACCGGGCGATCTTTTCGCTGATTACACCAAGTATTGCCTCGCCGTTCTCCCTCGTCGCCGACCCAGGGTCGTCGTTGACCCCATCCGGGAACAGTTCCCTCCCTATGTCCTTCCTGATGACCCTAACCCTGCTCGTCCTTTTCTCGCCGACTGCTTTGTCCATCTTCACGAGTTCCGGCCTTATGGCGAGTATCACCGACGTTTCGTCCTGGCCTGCATGACCCTGGCTAGAGCATATGCTGAGTATGTCCTCCCTGAAGTCGATCCACCAGTTTATGAGCCATATCTCGGCGTTCGGATAGCTCTCCGCAACTTCCTCGGCGGCCTCAACGAGCGGATAAACGTTGCCCCCATGGCCGTTCATGAGGACTACCCTCTTGAAGCCCTCCTCGACGAACTCCGAGATGACTTCCCTAACGTAGGCTTTGAATGCATCGGCCCTAACGTCGATGGTCCCAGGATAAACGTTCAGGACGAATGTATGGCCGTACCATATCGGCGGCGCTATTAGAACGTCCTTCCCCGCTTTTCTCACTCTCTTCTCCACGCGCCTGCAGAGCTCCAGGGGGGCAAAAACGTCGGTACCAAGCGGCAAATGCCTGCCGTGGGCTTCCACACTCCCAACGGGAATAAGAACCGTGTCTATTGACTTCTTGGCTTCCTCAAAATCAGGCCAGGTGAGTTCTTCCATCCTCATAATTATCCCCTTATCCCATAAGGAGTGCATCCTCATAAGCCTTTTCTATCGCTACGGTGACTCTCTTCCACGAGTAACGGGTCTCCACGGCTTTCCTTCCGTTGGTTCCAAACCACTTGCGCAGTTCTTCGTCGTTAAGGAGCTTTTGAATTGCCCGTCTAAGCGAAAGCTCATTGCCTGGCGGAACGAGGAGTCCACTCTCACTCTCCTTAATTATCTCGGGGATTCCCCCAACGTCCGTCGCGACAACGGGAATGCCTGACGCCATCGCCTCAAGAATTACTATGCCGAAAGCTTCAGCTGTAATGGACGGGAGGACAAAGACATCTGCCATGCCGAAGAGCTTCGGAAGGAGAGAGCTTTCCACATAGCCGAGGAAGCGCACCCTGTCCTCCACCTTTAGGAACTTAGCCTGCGCCTTCAGGAAGGGGAGCATCTCGCCCGAGCCAACCATGACAAGGGTGGCATCTTCTATTCCGGAGAACGCGTTGAGGAGAACCTGCGGGCCCTTGCGGTAGCTCATCCTGCTGACGTACAGGACGACCTTTCCCTCGATACCGAGTTCGTCCTTGAGGCGCTCTCTTTCCGTTTTACTCAAGGGCTTAAAGATCTCATCGTCCACCCCGTTTGGAATGACCCTCACGGGGACGTCCGTGAAGTGTTTGATGAACGCCTCCGCAGCCTTGCTGACGGCTATTATCTCGTGGGGATAGCGCAGGTACCTACTGAAGACGGGAATCGTCAGTCCGAGCGCTTCCCAGAGCCTCGACTCGTGGGAGAA
This genomic interval carries:
- a CDS encoding C2H2-type zinc finger protein, which codes for MAVLKAIKFKDRDGELYFRCPRCGMVFRRSKDYVRHINKAHGHLFKKA
- a CDS encoding creatininase family protein, whose product is MRMEELTWPDFEEAKKSIDTVLIPVGSVEAHGRHLPLGTDVFAPLELCRRVEKRVRKAGKDVLIAPPIWYGHTFVLNVYPGTIDVRADAFKAYVREVISEFVEEGFKRVVLMNGHGGNVYPLVEAAEEVAESYPNAEIWLINWWIDFREDILSICSSQGHAGQDETSVILAIRPELVKMDKAVGEKRTSRVRVIRKDIGRELFPDGVNDDPGSATRENGEAILGVISEKIARLLLGEV
- a CDS encoding glycosyltransferase family 4 protein, producing the protein MRIALVSDWYYPKVGGVASHMHHLAIHLRERGHEVAIVTNDLETGKEEELNRFGIELVKVPGMISPILGINMTYSLASSRELGEFLGDYDVIHSHHAFTPLALKAVKAGRTLGKATLLTTHSISFSHESRLWEALGLTIPVFSRYLRYPHEIIAVSKAAEAFIKHFTDVPVRVIPNGVDDEIFKPLSKTERERLKDELGIEGKVVLYVSRMSYRKGPQVLLNAFSGIEDATLVMVGSGEMLPFLKAQAKFLKVEDRVRFLGYVESSLLPKLFGMADVFVLPSITAEAFGIVILEAMASGIPVVATDVGGIPEIIKESESGLLVPPGNELSLRRAIQKLLNDEELRKWFGTNGRKAVETRYSWKRVTVAIEKAYEDALLMG